A single genomic interval of bacterium harbors:
- a CDS encoding enoyl-CoA hydratase, with product MDELLVRRDGPVATVTLNRPEKHNAVTVAMWEALPGVLAPLAADPGVRAVVVRGAGDEAFASGADISEFEHVRSGAASARAYSALVATAERALADLPKPTIAMIHGFCVGGGLEIALACDLRWAGQTGRFGITAARLGIVYGLGATRRLAAAVGPSRARDLLFSGRLLEADEALAMGLVNRVYAPEELDRETYAYARGLAQQAPLSQQGAKAMLQHLAGEGTMTDRDIAAFVEAAYESIDYREGVRAFLARRPARFEGR from the coding sequence ATGGACGAGCTGCTGGTACGGCGCGATGGGCCCGTCGCCACCGTCACGCTGAACCGTCCGGAGAAGCACAACGCGGTTACCGTCGCGATGTGGGAGGCGCTGCCGGGCGTGCTGGCGCCGCTCGCCGCCGATCCCGGCGTGCGCGCGGTCGTCGTCCGCGGGGCGGGCGATGAGGCGTTTGCCTCCGGCGCCGACATCTCCGAGTTCGAGCACGTCCGGAGCGGCGCGGCGTCCGCGCGGGCCTACAGCGCGCTCGTGGCGACGGCGGAGCGCGCGCTCGCGGATCTTCCGAAGCCGACGATCGCCATGATCCACGGGTTTTGCGTCGGCGGCGGCCTGGAGATCGCGCTGGCCTGCGACCTGCGGTGGGCGGGACAGACGGGGCGGTTCGGCATCACGGCGGCGCGGCTCGGGATCGTGTACGGGCTTGGGGCGACGCGGCGTCTCGCGGCCGCCGTCGGACCCAGCCGGGCGCGTGACCTCTTGTTCAGCGGCCGTCTCCTCGAGGCCGACGAGGCGCTCGCGATGGGCCTGGTCAACCGGGTCTACGCGCCGGAAGAATTGGACCGGGAAACCTACGCGTACGCCCGCGGACTCGCCCAGCAGGCGCCGCTGTCGCAGCAAGGCGCCAAGGCGATGCTCCAACACCTGGCGGGGGAGGGGACGATGACCGATCGCGACATCGCCGCATTCGTCGAAGCGGCGTACGAGAGCATCGACTACCGGGAAGGCGTGCGGGCCTTTTTGGCGCGCCGGCCGGCCCGGTTCGAGGGCCGCTAG
- a CDS encoding antibiotic biosynthesis monooxygenase family protein, with product MPRFVEMDDRTTLRAQMEQKSGTVILINEFTVEPEDEEQFLKAWAADAALMKRQPGFISTQLHRGIGGSRVFVNYAVWESAADFKQAFNNPEFQAKMKDYPRDTAASPHLFQKVAVARICLG from the coding sequence ATGCCAAGGTTTGTCGAAATGGACGACAGAACGACGCTGCGGGCGCAGATGGAACAGAAATCTGGTACTGTGATCCTCATCAATGAATTCACGGTGGAACCGGAAGACGAGGAACAATTCTTGAAGGCGTGGGCGGCGGACGCCGCTCTCATGAAGCGGCAGCCCGGGTTCATTTCCACACAGCTGCACAGGGGCATCGGCGGCAGCCGCGTGTTCGTGAATTACGCGGTGTGGGAATCCGCGGCGGACTTCAAACAAGCGTTTAACAACCCTGAGTTCCAGGCGAAGATGAAGGATTATCCGCGAGACACCGCGGCCTCGCCCCACCTGTTCCAGAAAGTCGCCGTGGCCCGGATTTGCCTGGGTTGA
- a CDS encoding DUF2066 domain-containing protein, with protein MHPRLEDGGGMNRPMTEWRARRRWRAVALVLVMLSVAAAPRSGGAQQRSELYQATVIVTGYDTRSRPFGFAQALRAVLVNVSGEPRLRDDARVAALAARAGRWVASFSYVDRMAGRPIHDEQGTRDRPYNLTVKFVPARIDRALADLGERPWRGTRPVVVPVLAVRFGTASYLLSAESPAGIEQRAAFADAARAFDMTVRFPTEAEFAAWGIRAGHSPVLPATTATAGARVAGTLEFQEALPGWVGAWRMRWRGVEYAWGVRGGNYDEAFRDIVRGVLRVASGHGAPE; from the coding sequence ATGCACCCGCGCCTTGAGGACGGCGGAGGGATGAACCGGCCGATGACGGAGTGGCGCGCGAGGCGCCGGTGGCGTGCGGTCGCGTTGGTCCTCGTCATGCTCTCAGTCGCGGCCGCCCCCCGCTCCGGCGGAGCACAGCAGCGAAGCGAGCTCTACCAGGCGACGGTCATCGTTACCGGCTACGACACGCGGAGCCGCCCGTTCGGGTTCGCGCAGGCATTACGCGCGGTTCTCGTAAACGTCTCCGGCGAACCGCGGTTGCGCGACGATGCGCGCGTCGCCGCATTGGCCGCGCGTGCGGGCAGGTGGGTGGCGTCGTTCTCGTACGTGGATCGGATGGCCGGGAGACCTATTCACGACGAACAGGGCACCCGCGATCGCCCCTACAATCTCACGGTGAAGTTCGTCCCGGCGCGAATCGACAGGGCCTTGGCGGATTTGGGCGAGCGGCCCTGGCGCGGGACGCGGCCGGTGGTGGTACCGGTGCTCGCGGTGCGCTTCGGGACCGCGTCCTATCTGCTGAGCGCCGAGAGCCCGGCCGGCATTGAGCAACGGGCCGCCTTCGCCGACGCGGCCCGCGCCTTCGACATGACGGTGCGCTTCCCGACCGAAGCCGAGTTCGCCGCCTGGGGCATCCGCGCGGGGCACTCCCCGGTCCTTCCCGCGACGACCGCGACGGCCGGGGCGCGCGTCGCGGGTACGCTCGAATTCCAGGAAGCGCTCCCCGGCTGGGTCGGAGCGTGGCGAATGCGCTGGCGCGGCGTCGAGTACGCGTGGGGCGTCAGGGGCGGCAACTACGACGAGGCGTTCCGCGACATCGTGCGCGGCGTGCTGCGCGTCGCCTCCGGCCACGGCGCTCCGGAGTAA